Proteins co-encoded in one Neodiprion lecontei isolate iyNeoLeco1 chromosome 3, iyNeoLeco1.1, whole genome shotgun sequence genomic window:
- the LOC107217476 gene encoding protein PRRC2C isoform X3 — protein MSTLSGNVSKGEKGKSKFQSLDINNLYRTSRGESLEQHQQKNTIPRKHGMQSLGKVPSARRPPANLPSLKSEHSGSDPAVSLVPSGGSGWATTKDPATQTTNTTSNATTTPPTTSDTTTSNTPSPQCATGAVPATASPLQPPQPGQQNTSQTSHSTAPSWSAIMSRPGDAGGPVVAAVVGYAGLVGGGRGGRGALGLSFLAHQSPQFQHEFPSLSGQTSVSISNQSQTQPSSTTPNANSNAISVAAQQQSLLPQQSQSHSHSGDGTAGSQQAQSQQTRELTAQYGPGPSLRPQTEGSWIQGGSRTASGTGAGTPGPGNGNTPGAQGPPHIGVGGLPEGPAGGRPNLGQSLPMGMAQAGPNGSPAAQAVTTPGASQNPSLHNYRGLIPPFMYRGSFPGGFPSQFPPNMGANGPRQRFTHPQERFPAPPRQQERERPPPPADEEIITRPIIKEEDLSRMDDISRDAGWAAHDDIDYNQKLAFSDDETEHEHHKKDEKKDFKDDKREESQPEEKEKSREREREPRDNREQSQSHRGWNQGPPPLSRDFRGTNGPVNHPPQQQMRTPHPPRGLEEDELWNQRRREQGEWVASTVERARQRKEEEEKRFRESIKQAADKKLQDLEQKIKEKYVKQKDDDSGSSSEPKSLISVPSSIIPVPDWERDRENRESRERDRSRTSSEGKDEKPVSRDSRDSRDTRDIRDTRETRDTRDTRETRDTRDTRDTRDVRDTRDARDTRDVRDVRDTRDSRDSRDQPVSEFRQITQIERPNFMRSQDMSRNERERDRDQREIREREQPAFSKHFQNDLPPRFQKQQAERTGGAYNRVSPNAEQRPTPQAIPFSQQYDPSRWVHSSHPNVPNSVKKQSHSMPLPQRRNRTDSELSGPIEDDRPPSRDHRGLPRDDRYRHSSHRSYDGRKPSSGSYYDDHARYREYEYDDRHSRDSWERERHYDDRDRDNREREKKDYDNYSKSSPQQDPFDEREPTRERPENPEWRDDRRDMRDDRITQERQTDSRRDPPRDDRIDRSERPQRPDSRDSRASRESRTSLRDDDMHKSRDCGSWVNDIPDYEEKKRDPYREDNRDRRQPPGPVTREKLEADELKGEKRNLTQLKRSGSELDKKDSSKDSPTEAKKELDMWNRKLELSSENSRNVERGGDNSPKAWADAISPTLEMEDEKVFLEPMKDEKEIDEMKQSMEKLSVDNKRDDALCIEVKEDLKDEKRDKNVRNRTNSGSSRGRESGRSARQYGGYSVYTTRGWRGADQRGRRGGPRSLGRPGSARSGSYGHTDSELSGDEISGSTESGKEERRPARSPKSSQKLDKDDRNREVSRRDDKRGDYTQVRSDKRSYDSRSGREGFAPSGEPSRRGRGGFRNRGPTTGGRMNTNYGPPPSKSPFSTERNADDKEPNQQKPSSPTPESELPASGPQLSESTDDKIIAKQQALTAGITGRHTKSPSQQSQQQGNNKQDSLQNQNTVPQRSQVRKDEGRTKRNHSSSRRTQGREHRDGRFRGNPSNAPKQNSSDIGNDDWETTSDNSEEHIEDRKESRNTRNKSYGSRGNQSSHQNPTGNNQQSRRNDQSINNREQRERNVTKPSSTASRAPGAEKRNAQNASYNQRNHSGAIPPLMQNTQQNGRPRSQGSANSGPSNKAIIKESTVNRVDEIKLNDLNLVNQALNDINKKSVSKEKKVIDSELEVNNYSGGGDDGANSNEDKIDADGFQEVRSKKNVKESRHNQKEEAKPMRREKEKERERDRSKSKSNGPQPTPQQIQNIPPLLGQPIPQPANLPQKQFDRERNSNRQTLAPRFQKARLAKQQQQMGIGESNDTNKVNSNNIYVSKDSAAGPAPPPSVNAWDKPFTSQIRSNSPSTVPADIQLMSGITGQNEHNHETNEQVNSRGSSQRNSPNTEKTVNKTAKDIIVEKNVSDGTSPPVQTLIFENTNYSKTTKSGPSDLTLKSKFSNHMKTQQRVDKRGEIEDDGQLQQHQQQALSAVFSNKSNELMKDKSQEPIQMPLTFSKNEDNADMKLDFTFDSELSQLTEDAKSKSLGMPRSIHMTGGQSTISPSTAELNLKIASVKKVWENAPPMPTVVEHEDGSVVATANSFPQPFESNDVDDSYSPHQQYNQSNMKNEIATSTNVCKLVPPQVKPQQQSSGSTGAQPGSTVPGPSPIRPGQSPIGHPSASLQGQLSPPPFNTTGQPSHINYPEFPQYPGSQAAQYGGMSAIPSPPAVLFNTGSGQLPAQAGGLYGAFQLDQSRSPFTQYAPYGQSLQSSFNQQSVYLQQPPPPPHAPSATPDMYQNNMSQYRITTAAAPPFGQNQQLSNNPNTVLISSSSNSLMSASVKPSTQPIGAIGTKAPHFQAPSAQPNQVTYIPYDPNQVLGVSGNYMGNSQLVQRPGPTVQPSANSYYSATSADVFPGSQTGFYQPGGAGQQTGTHYGLQGFGQHSQSLATGSATPVGLQNFGSQFLSGSGIQMAAAAAAQQYRNPTGGLPGPGNAAATFLGKHQQQEQSRQLKSPSGNQQDVLASVFSSTSQIPSPKSRNCKQQTPTQQPQPSPTQIHKYQQYQGATQSALVSSYSNYVLQQNVRGMGMPPPRPGIQPSQQRYPAPIQRPTPFPPGPNPNPGQQQPNCMPTQQQQQAQMNRHRPNIHQQQQQQQQQQQQQRNMKMSQQYYSNQGNVKMDSNDKQDSHNEKLSESSNGTQPGNKANVNQQDGENKEEVNQQNE, from the exons ATGTCTACTCTGTCGGGGAATGTGTCGAAGGGGGAGAAAGGAAAATCCAAGTTTCAATCGTTAGAcatcaataatttatacagGACAAGTAGG gGAGAATCCTTGGAGCAACATCAACAGAAAAACACAATACCACGGAAACATGGAATGCAGAGTTTGGGAAAGGTGCCTTCGGCACGGCGGCCACCTGCTAACTTGCCTAGTCTGAAAAGTGAGCACAGCGGCAGCGACCCAGCAGTTAGTCTTGTACCAAGCGGTGGCAGCGGTTGGGCCACTACTAAAGATCCTGCCACACAAACTACCAACACCACTAGCAACGCCACTACTACACCACCTACAACCTCCGATACTACCACC AGCAACACACCCTCGCCACAATGTGCAACGGGAGCTGTTCCTGCAACGGCATCACCACTGCAACCACCACAACCAGGACAACAGAATACTTCACAGACATCACACTCCACTGCGCCCTCATGGAGCGCAATTATGAGCAGACCAGGAGATGCcg GTGGGCCCGTCGTGGCAGCAGTGGTTGGTTACGCGGGGCTTGTGGGGGGCGGGAGAGGGGGAAGAGGTGCCCTTGGACTGAGCTTTCTCGCCCACCAGTCCCCGCAGTTCCAACACGAGTTCCCCAGCCTCAGTGGCCAGACCTCCGTCTCCATCTCCAATCAGAGTCAGACTCAACCGTCCTCGACAACGCCGAACGCAAATTCCAATGCGATATCGGTAGCTGCTCAACAACAGTCGTTGCTGCCGCAGCAGTCCCAATCCCACAGCCACTCAG GCGATGGCACAGCCGGGTCACAGCAGGCACAGTCTCAACAGACCAGGGAATTGACTGCACAATATGGTCCAGGACCCAGTCTACGCCCACAAA cGGAAGGCAGTTGGATTCAAGGTGGAAGTCGTACAGCAAGCGGAACTGGAGCAGGAACACCTGGGCCAGGAAATGGGAATACTCCGGGGGCCCAGGGCCCCCCGCATATTGGCGTAGGTGGACTACCAGAGGGACCCGCTGGCGGGCGACCCAACTTGGGCCAGTCGCTACCCATGGGCATGGCCCAGGCAGGCCCTAATGGTTCCCCAGCTGCCCAAGCGGTTACAACCCCTGGCGCCAGTCAAAATCCTAGCCTGCATAACTATCGAGGATTAATTCCTCCTTTT ATGTACCGAGGCAGCTTTCCTGGAGGATTTCCTTCACAATTCCCACCAAATATGGGTGCGAATGGCCCTCGACAACGATTCACCCATCCCCAGGAACGATTCCCAGCTCCCCCGCGCCAGCAAGAACGTGAACGTCCTCCTCCCCCAGCAGATGAAGAAATAATCACCCGTCCAATAATTAAAGAGGAAGATTTGTCAAGAATGGACGACATTTCACGCGATGCTGGGTGGGCAGCCCATGACGATATCGATTACAACCAAAAGTTAGCTTTCAGCGATGACGAAACAGAACATGAACACcataaaaaagatgaaaaaaaagacttCAAAGATGACAAACGCGAGGAAAGTCAACCCGAGGAAAAAGAGAAGTCAAGAGAACGTGAACGGGAGCCTAGGGATAATCGTGAACAGTCCCAGTCTCATCGTGGATGGAATCAAGGACCTCCACCGTTATCTCGTGATTTCCGTGGTACAAATGGTCCTGTCAATCATCCTCCGCAACAGCAAATGCGAACTCCACATCCACCTCGGG GTCTCGAGGAAGACGAATTATGGAATCAGAGACGCAGAGAACAAGGAGAATGGGTGGCCTCGACTGTGGAGCGGGCCCGCCAGcgtaaagaagaagaagaaaaaagattccGAGAGTCCATTAAACAAGCTGCAGATAAAAAACTACAGGACTTGGagcaaaaaattaaggaaaaatACGTCAAACAAAAAGATGACGATTCAGGATCTTCATCCGAACCGAAATCTTTAATCAGTGTACCTTCGTCTATTATTCCAGTACCCGACTGGGAGCGAGACAGGGAAAATCGAGAAAGTCGCGAAAGAGACAGATCTCGTACTTCATCCGAGGGCAAAGATGAAAAGCCTGTGAGCCGAGACTCTCGCGATAGTCGTGATACTCGGGATATTCGCGACACACGAGAAACTCGTGATACAAGAGATACTCGAGAAACTCGTGATACGAGGGATACGAGGGATACGAGGGATGTCCGGGATACCCGAGACGCTCGTGATACTCGAGATGTTCGAGATGTACGTGATACTCGAGATTCTCGGGATTCTCGAGACCAGCCAGTCTCAGAATTTCGACAAATTACTCAAATTGAGCGTCCGAACTTCATGCGGTCTCAAGACATGTCGCGTAACGAGCGGGAACGCGATCGCGACCAACGAGAGATTAGAGAAAGGGAGCAACCGGCATTTTCTAAGCACTTTCAGAACGACTTACCCCCAAGGTTCCAGAAACAACAGGCTGAGAGAACTGGTGGAGCCTATAACAGGGTATCACCGAATGCAGAGCAGCGGCCCACTCCTCAAGCAATACCTTTCTCTCAACAATATGACCCTAGCAGATGGGTGCACAGCAGTCACCCTAACGTGCCGA ACAGTGTCAAGAAGCAATCTCATTCCATGCCACTGCCCCAACGTAGAAATCGAACTGATTCAGAATTGTCTGGTCCAATCGAGGACGATAGACCTCCTTCAAGAGATCATCGAGGACTACCGAGAGATGATCGTTACCGACATTCGTCCCACAGATCGTACGATGGTCGCAAACCATCTAGCGGTAGTTATTATGATGATCATGCACGCTATAGAGAATACGAATATGATGATAGACATTCTCGTGATTCTTGGGAACGTGAAAGGCATTACGATGATAGAGACAGAGATAatcgagaaagagaaaagaaagattaCGACAATTATTCCAAG AGTTCGCCACAACAAGATCCGTTTGACGAACGTGAACCCACTCGGGAGCGCCCAGAGAATCCCGAGTGGCGAGATGATAGACGGGACATGCGCGATGATCGGATAACCCAAGAAAGGCAAACTGATAGTCGTCGTGATCCACCCAGAGATGATCGTATTGATCGTAGTGAGCGTCCTCAAAGACCGGATTCTCGTGACAGTCGCGCATCTCGAGAATCGAGAACTTCTCTTCGCGACGACGACATGCATAAGTCACGAGATTGCGGATCCTGGGTGAATGATATACCAGAttatgaagaaaagaaacgagatCCTTACCGTGAAGATAACAGAGATCGCCGGCAACCGCCTGGACCTGTAACCAGGGAAAAACTGGAAGCTGACGAGCTTAAAGGTGAAAAACGTAATTTGACGCAGCTGAAGCGTTCTGGATCTGAGCTGGATAAAAAAGACAGCAGCAAAGATAGCCCTACCGAGGCTAAGAAGGAACTCGACATGTGGAATAGGAAATTGGAACTGAGCTCAGAAAACAGTAGAAACGTGGAAAGAGGAGGTGATAACTCGCCGAAAGCGTGGGCTGATGCAATATCTCCAACTTTGGAGATGGAAGATGAGAAGGTTTTTCTTGAACCtatgaaggatgaaaaagagattgatgaaatgaaacaaaGTATGGAAAAACTAAGTGTCGACAACAAACGGGACGATGCCCTATGCATCGAAGTTAAAGAAGATTTGAAAGATGAGAAGCGGGATAAAAATGTGAGAAATAGAACCAATAGCGGAAGTTCAAGAGGTCGAGAATCTGGTCGTAGTGCTAGGCAGTATGGAGGTTATAGCGTGTACACTACTCGTGGGTGGCGTGGCGCGGATCAGAGAGGGAGAAGAGGAGGACCAAGGTCCCTGGGCAGACCTGGTTCTGCAAGAAGTGGTTCTTATGGTCACACAGATTCCGAACTTAGCGGAGACGAAATCTCCGGATCCACTGAATCTGGAAAGGAAGAGAGGCGTCCAGCTCGCTCTCCCAAGTCTTCTCAAAAATTGGACAAAGACGATCGCAATCGGGAAGTATCCAGGCGCGATGATAAACGCGGTGATTATACTCAAGTTCGCAGTGACAAAAGAAGCTATGACAGTAGATCTGGTCGTGAAGGGTTTGCACCATCCGGGGAACCTTCAAGACGGGGTCGAGGGGGGTTTCGGAACCGTGGTCCTACTACAGGCGGACGAATGAATACTAATTATGGTCCACCACCGAGTAAAAGCCCTTTTTCAACTGAACGGAATGCAGATGACAAAGAACCTAACCAACAGAAGCCCTCATCACCTACGCCAGAAAGTGAATTACCAGCTAGTGGTCCTCAGTTGTCTGAGTCCACTGATGACAAGATCATAGCCAAACAGCAAGCGCTGACTGCTGGTATTACTGGAAGACATACTAAATCCCCAAGTCAGCAAAGTCAGCAGCAAGGTAATAATAAGCAAGATTCACTTCAGAATCAGAACACAGTGCCACAGAGGTCACAAGTCAGAAAAGATGAAGGGAGGACTAAGAGAAATCACAGCAGCAGTAGACGAACACAA GGGAGAGAACATCGTGACGGACGTTTCCGTGGCAACCCCAGCAATGCACCGAAGCAAAATTCATCAGATATTGGTAACGACGACTGGGAAACAACTTCAGACAACAGCGAAGAACACATTGAAGATCGGAAAGAATCTCGAAACACACGTAATAAATCATATGGAAGTCGAGGAAATCAAAGCTCTCACCAGAATCCGACCGGCAACAACCAACAATCTCGAAGAAATGATCAATCAATAAACAACAGGGAACAAAGAGAACGAAATGTAACCAAACCCAGCAGTACGGCATCTCGTGCTCCTGGAGCTGAGAAAAGGAATGCGCAGAACGCTTCTTACAATCAACGGAACCACTCTGGAGCCATCCCGCCGTTGATGCAAAATACTCAACAAAATGGCCGCCCCAGAAGTCAAGGATCAGCAAATAGCGGGCCTTCCAATAAAGCCATAATAAAAGAAAGCACGGTTAATCGTGTTGATGAAATAAAGTTAAATGATTTAAATCTGGTAAATCAAGCTTTGaatgatataaataaaaaatctgtctcaaaagagaagaaagttATCGACAGTGAGTTGGAAGTAAACAATTATTCTGGTGGTGGAGACGATGGGGCGAACAGTAACGAAGATAAAATAGATGCGGATGGCTTTCAAGAGGTTAGGTCCAAGAAGAATGTAAAGGAGTCTAGGCATAATCAGAAAGAAGAAGCCAAACCCATGAgacgtgaaaaagaaaaggaaagagaacGAGATCGTTCAAAATCAAAGTCTAACGGACCTCAGCCCACCCCACAGCAGATTCAAAATATTCCACCATTGTTGGGACAACCAATTCCTCAGCCTGCCAACTTGCCACAGAAACAATTTGACAGAGAAAGAAATTCTAATCGGCAAACATTGGCCCCTCGATTCCAGAAAGCACGTTTAGCTAAACAGCAACAACAGATGGGAATCGGCGAAAGTAACGACACAAATAAAGTGAATTCTAATAATATCTATGTTTCAAAAGACTCAGCTGCTGGGCCAGCTCCACCACCATCAGTCAATGCTTGGGATAAACCATTTACCAGTCAAATAAGATCCAATTCACCATCAACAGTTCCTGCAGACATTCAACTTATGTCTGGAATAACTGGTCAAAATGAACATAATCATGAGACCAATGAACAGGTCAATTCTAGAGGTAGTAGTCAACGGAATTCACCAAACACAGAAAAAACTGTTAATAAAACAGCGAAGGatattattgttgaaaaaaatgtttcggaCGGAACTTCACCCCCTGTCCAAACgttgattttcgaaaatacaaACTATTCTAAAACCACAAAATCTGGACCATCGGATCTGACGTTGAAATCAAAGTTTTCAAACCATATGAAAACTCAACAGCGAGTAGATAAACGCGGCGAAATCGAAGATGATGGTCAGCTGCAACAGCATCAGCAACAAGCTCTGTCTGCTGTCTTTTCCAACAAATCTAACGAACTTATGAAAGATAAATCGCAAGAACCAATTCAGATGCCATTGACTTTTAGCAAAAACGAGGACAATGCTGATATGAAATTGGACTTTACATTTGATTCTGAACTGTCACAACTGACGGAAGATGCTAAAAGTAAATCTTTGGGAATGCCACGATCGATTCACATGACCGGGGGTCAAAGTACTATTTCTCCTTCGACAGCAGAACTTAATCTAAAAATTGCATCTGTAAAGAAAGTATGGGAAAATGCACCCCCAATGCCAACAGTGGTCGAACATGAAGATGGAAGCGTTGTTGCCACTGCAAATAGTTTCCCTCAACCCTTTGAGAGCAATGATGTCGACGACAGCTACAGTCCTCACCAGCAATACAACCAGAGCAATATGAAAAACGAAATAGCAACTTCGACAAATGTATGCAAG CTGGTTCCCCCGCAGGTGAAGCCGCAGCAACAGTCCTCTGGAAGTACTGGCGCCCAACCTGGATCTACAGTTCCTGGCCCAAGTCCAATCCGGCCTGGTCAAAGTCCCATTGGTCATCCTTCGGCCAGTTTACAGGGTCAGCTAAGCCCCCCTCCATTTAACACAACTGGACAACCATCCCACATTAACTATCCA GAGTTTCCTCAATATCCGGGCTCCCAAGCTGCACAATATGGAGGAATGTCTGCTATACCTTCACCACCAGCAGTCTTATTCAACACTGGATCAGGTCAATTACCAGCGCAGGCTGGTGGGTTATATGGAGCATTCCAGCTAGATCAAAGTCGATCTCCTTTTACTCAATATGCTCCTTATGGACAATCGCTTCAGAGCTCGTTTAATCAACAGAGTGTCTACTTGCAACAACCTCCACCGCCTCCGCATGCACCTAGTGCAACTCCTGACATGTATCAGAATAACATGTCACAGTACAGAATC ACAACTGCGGCAGCACCGCCCTTTGGTCAAAATCAACAACTGAGCAATAACCCAAATACAGTGTTGATCAGCTCATCGTCAAACTCTCTTATGTCCGCCAGTGTAAAACCGTCTACCCAACCAATTGGTGCCATTGGGACCAAAGCACCACATTTTCAAGCTCCATCAGCACAGCCGAATCAG GTAACCTATATACCGTATGATCCGAACCAGGTTTTAGGTGTAAGTGGTAACTACATGGGTAACTCACAATTGGTGCAACGACCTGGACCAACCGTTCAACCGTCTGCAAACAGTTACTACAGCGCTACCTCCGCCG ATGTATTTCCTGGTTCACAAACAGGCTTCTACCAACCGGGTGGTGCGGGACAACAAACTGGGACTCATTACGGGCTGCAGGGGTTTGGCCAACATAGTCAGAGTCTTGCAACTGGTAGTGCCACGCCGGTTGGTCTTCAGAATTTCGGATCTCAGTTCCTTTCTGGATCTGGAATACAAATGGCTGCTGCAGCTGCTGCTCAGCAGTATAGAAACCCTACTGGAGGTTTGCCAGGACCTGGTAATGCTGCTGCTACATTTCTTGGAAAACACCAGCAACAAGAACAGTCTAGACAATTGAAGAGCCCGTCGGGTAATCAACAAGATGTTTTGGCCTCCGTTTTCAGCTCTA CTTCTCAAATTCCTTCGCCAAAATCGCGGAATTGCAAGCAACAAACACCGACTCAACAACCGCAACCAAGTCCAACTCAAATTCATAAGTATCAGCAATATCAGGGCGCCACTCAGTCTGCTCTGGTAAGCAGCTACAGTAACTAT GTATTACAACAGAATGTACGTGGAATGGGCATGCCGCCGCCACGTCCGGGAATCCAACCGTCCCAACAACGTTATCCAGCGCCGATACAACGGCCAACTCCTTTTCCTCCTGGCCCAAACCCTAACCCAGGTCAACAACAACCAAACTGTATGCCTActcagcagcaacaacaggCGCAAATGAATCGTCACAGACCAAACATTCaccagcaacagcagcagcaacaacagcaacagcagcaacaacgtAACATGAAAATGTCGCAACAATACTACAGTAATCAAg gCAATGTGAAAATGGACTCTAATGACAAACAAGATTCGCACAATGAGAAACTGTCTGAGAGCAGTAATGGCACTCAACCTGGTAACAAGGCCAACGTGAATCAGCAAGATGGTGAGAATAAAGAGGAAGTTAACCAACAAAATGAGTAG